The DNA window CTTGTCGTCCTCCAGCGTCAGGAAGATCGCGTTGCCCTTGCCGGGGCGCTGGCGCACCAGCACCAGCCCGGCAACGGAGACGCGCCTGCCGTCGCGCACGGAAGGCAGGTTGGCATTGGGCGTGACACCGGCGCGGTCGAGCCGTTCGCGCAGGAAGGCGACCGGATGCGCCTTCAGCGACAGGCCGAGCGAGCGGTAGTCGTGGATGACGTGTTCGCCGAGCGGCATTTTCGGCAGCTTCGTCTCGGGCTCGAGTTCGCGCAGGCGCAGCGCCGGCTGGTCGAACAGCGGCAGTTTTTCGGCCGCGCTCCTGGCGCCCAGCGCGCGCACCTCCCACAGTGCGGCACGGCGGTCGAGGCCGATCGAACGGAAGGCATCGGCCTGCGCCAGCCGCTCGATCTCGTCTACATCGAGGCCGGAGCGCAGCCAGACGTCCCGGACGGTTTCGTAGCCTGAGCCGCGTCGCGCCACGAATTGCTCCATGCGTTCCTTGGAAAGCCCCTTGATCTGCCGGAAGCCGAGCCGCAGCGCATGGGACGTCTCGATGACGCCGCGCATCTCGGCATGGCGCGGCAGGATGCGGGCCGGATCGAAAGCCGCCTTTTCCAGGGTGCAGTCCCAGACGGAATAATTGACGTCGACCTCGCGGATGTCGACGCCATGGTCGCGCGCGTCGCGTACCAGTTGCGCCGGCTGGTAGAACCCCATCGGTTGCGAATTCAGGATCGCGGCGCAGAACACGTCGGGATAGAAGGTCTTGAACCAGCACGAGGCATAGACGAGCAGAGCGAAGGAGGCGGCATGGCTTTCGGGAAAGCCGTATTCGCCAAAGCCCTCGATCTGCTTGAAGCAACGCTCGGCGAAGTCCTTGGTGTAGCCCTTGCCGACCATGCCCTTGATCATTCGATCGCGGTAATTGCCGATGGTGCCGGTGCGCTTGAAGGTGGCCATGGCACGTCGCAGTTCGTCGGCCTCGCCCGGCTTGAAGCCGCCGGCGACGATGGCGATCTTCATCGCCTGTTCCTGGAATAGCGGCACGCCCAGCGTCCTGCCGAGGATGTCTTTCAACTCCGCCTTCTGATATTCGGGTTTTTCCTTACCTTGCCGTCGGCGCAGATAGGGATGCACCATATCGCCCTGGATCGGGCCTGGCCGCACGATCGCGACCTCGATGACAAGGTCATAGAAATCCTTTGGTTTGAGCCTTGGCAGCATCGACATCTGGGCGCGCGATTCGATCTGGAAGACACCGAGCGTGTCAGCCCGGCCGATCATGTCGTAAACGCGCTTGTCTTCCGGTGGCAAGGTGGCCAGCACATAGGGTTGGCCGTAGTCATCCCGCGCCTTCGGATAGTGCTCCGTAAGCAAGGTGAAGGCCCGCTGGAGACAGGTCAGCATGCCGAGCGCCAGGACGTCCACCTTGAGGATCTTCACCGAGTCGAGATCGTCCTTGTCCCATTCGACCATCTTGCGCTGGTCCATCGCCGTCTTGACGATGGGCACGATCTCGTCGAGGCGGTCCCTGGTGATGACGAAGCCGCCGACATGCTGGGAGAGGTGACGGGGAAAGCCCATGATCTCGTTGGCGCGTTCCATCACATGCCGTGATGTGGGGTCGCTCCGGTCAAGGCCGCCGGCGCGGGCTTCCTTTTCGCCGAGTTCCGAGGTCGACCAGCCCCAGATCGAACCCGATAACGACGCCCTGACATCCTCCGACAGCCCCATCGCCTTGGAAACCTCGCGCAGTGCAGAGCGGCCGCGATAGCTGATGACAGCGGCGGCCAGCGCGGTACGCTTGCCGCTGTATTTCTCGTAGATGTACTGCATCACCTCTTCGCGTCGTTCATGCTCGAAGTCGACGTCGATGTCAGGCGGTTCGTTCCTCTCCTCGGAAATGAAGCGCTCGAACAGCGTATCGATCTTGTCCGGACCAACCTCGGTGATGCCGATGCAGAAACAGATGATGGAATTGGCGGCAGATCCACGGCCCTGGCAGAGGATATTCTGGCTGCGGGCGAATTTGATGATGTCGTAGACGGTCAGGAAATAGCGGGCGTAATTCAGCCGCTCGATCAGAGCGAGCTCTTCCTGGATGCGTTTTATGACGCTGGTGGGGACACCGCCCGGGAAGCGCTTGGCCGCGCCTTCTCGCGCCAGCCTCTCCAGTTCGGCCTGCGGCCCGAGGCCCGATTCCGTCGGCTCGTCGGGGTAGTTGTACTGGAGGTCGCTGAGCGAGAAGGCCAGCTCCTCCCCGAAACGCAGCGTCTCGGCCAGCGCTTGCGGGTGCCTGCGGAACAGGCGCGCCATCTCCAGCGGTGGCTTCAGGTGACGCTCGGCGTTGGCGGTGAGCTCAAGGCCGACCTCTGCGACGGGCGTGTTGAGGCGGATCGCGGTGAGCACATCCTGCAATGGACGCCGTTCCGCCGCGTGGTAGAGGACATCGTTGGTCGCCATCAGCGGGATGCCGGCACTTTCGGCCAACGCCGCCGCCTGCTCGATCCGGAAACGATCATTGCCCGCATAGTCGGGCGAGACGCCAAGCCGCAGGGCCTTGCCGAAACGATCCTTGAGCTGGCGAAGCAGGGCAAGACCGCCTTGCGCGTCCGCCACCAGATCGGGCAGGACCGCCAGCGACATCAAATCCCCCCATTCCAGGAGGTCGCTGTGCTGGAGAAGCGTGGCGCCCTTTTCGGTTTCGTCACGCAGATTGGCCTGGGTGAGCATGCGGCACAGATGCCCCCAGCCCGCACGGTTCCGGGGATAGGCGAGAATGTCCGGCGTGCCGTCGCCGAAAACCAGCCGGCAGCCGGGGTGATAGGAGAGTTTTTCGACCTTGGCCTGCTGCCAGGCGCGCACCACGCCGGCAACCGTGTTGCGGTCGGCAAGGCCGATCGCGGAGAAGCCCAGCAGCTTGGCCGCGACCACCAGTTCCTCCGGCTTGGAGGCGCCGCGCAGGAAGGAGAAATTCGACTGGATGCCGAACTCGGCATAGGGGATGACGGTCAGCGCGTTCATGCGAAGACCCCGTGCATGAACCAGCGCGGCGGCACCCGGGGGTTGCCATAAAGGCCTTGCCGGTAGAGCCAGAAGCGGCGGCCGTCGGCATCCTCGATGCGGAAATAGTCACGGGTGGATGTGGCCGGATCGCTTGACGCCTCCCGCCACCATTCGGCGGCGATGCGTTCC is part of the Mesorhizobium loti genome and encodes:
- a CDS encoding error-prone DNA polymerase, translated to MNALTVIPYAEFGIQSNFSFLRGASKPEELVVAAKLLGFSAIGLADRNTVAGVVRAWQQAKVEKLSYHPGCRLVFGDGTPDILAYPRNRAGWGHLCRMLTQANLRDETEKGATLLQHSDLLEWGDLMSLAVLPDLVADAQGGLALLRQLKDRFGKALRLGVSPDYAGNDRFRIEQAAALAESAGIPLMATNDVLYHAAERRPLQDVLTAIRLNTPVAEVGLELTANAERHLKPPLEMARLFRRHPQALAETLRFGEELAFSLSDLQYNYPDEPTESGLGPQAELERLAREGAAKRFPGGVPTSVIKRIQEELALIERLNYARYFLTVYDIIKFARSQNILCQGRGSAANSIICFCIGITEVGPDKIDTLFERFISEERNEPPDIDVDFEHERREEVMQYIYEKYSGKRTALAAAVISYRGRSALREVSKAMGLSEDVRASLSGSIWGWSTSELGEKEARAGGLDRSDPTSRHVMERANEIMGFPRHLSQHVGGFVITRDRLDEIVPIVKTAMDQRKMVEWDKDDLDSVKILKVDVLALGMLTCLQRAFTLLTEHYPKARDDYGQPYVLATLPPEDKRVYDMIGRADTLGVFQIESRAQMSMLPRLKPKDFYDLVIEVAIVRPGPIQGDMVHPYLRRRQGKEKPEYQKAELKDILGRTLGVPLFQEQAMKIAIVAGGFKPGEADELRRAMATFKRTGTIGNYRDRMIKGMVGKGYTKDFAERCFKQIEGFGEYGFPESHAASFALLVYASCWFKTFYPDVFCAAILNSQPMGFYQPAQLVRDARDHGVDIREVDVNYSVWDCTLEKAAFDPARILPRHAEMRGVIETSHALRLGFRQIKGLSKERMEQFVARRGSGYETVRDVWLRSGLDVDEIERLAQADAFRSIGLDRRAALWEVRALGARSAAEKLPLFDQPALRLRELEPETKLPKMPLGEHVIHDYRSLGLSLKAHPVAFLRERLDRAGVTPNANLPSVRDGRRVSVAGLVLVRQRPGKGNAIFLTLEDDKAVANVIFWERTFTRFRPIVMGARFVKVSGKLQSESGVIHIVAEKIEDLTPWLTVLLEKVSGAGQPGARHASSEGLDRSSQTGPARQDLATLSEEAESVMPKGRNFQ